The sequence below is a genomic window from Xiphophorus maculatus strain JP 163 A chromosome 10, X_maculatus-5.0-male, whole genome shotgun sequence.
CAGGGTATTTGTTTGGCTTCTGCATGTGGACATTTACACACTATTTTAATacgtcaacaaaaaaaatcaaagacttCCAGGCAAGTCCAGACGATTTAACAACCACTGATAGATCCTATAACTGGAACTGAGGTGCTGAGTTCCTGAACTTCTCATCATGCTCATCAGGTGTTTTTTTACCCCtggaaccaggtgaagctaaaacgaTGCCATTTGAGAAGTTTGGCTAGAGCATACAGAGACAAATAAGGTTCTTCTTGTCTTAAATGCACAaagcatttatattttatacagttttggcttaattattgctctAAGCAAGTTGTTTTTCAGCCAATAATTAGAAgcaattagttgatgattacttcaataactgattcatcatgattaatccgattaagtGTGTGTGCTCTAGGTAGCAGAAACATGAGGGCTCAGCTGAGCTCAGCTGCACCCTCACTTCTTTAACACACACcggcaacacaaagacacacaaacatgaaCACACATTGGGGTTGGAAGGGAACCTGCTTGATGTGGACCGAGAGGAAGCTGACACTCCTCAGCTACAGTCATCAACATTCACAAGACCTTGTGAGACATGGAGGACCCTGCCTGATGTTAAATCCTGAGCCTACTTTTCACTGTTCTTCTTCTGAACAGTTCTCTCACAGTACACATCATAATGATCATCTTCCCATATGGTTAGGTTTGTTgtcatatatacatttttaccaCATGTAACATTCCGTATGTCAGAAACTGACATCTGATGAGGGAAGGAGAGGCCCGATGATTTCCTCCTGGTAGATGGAAGTCAATCAGCTCATCAAAGGAAGCTTCACATGGTTTCATTgattactgtgtgtgtgtgtgtgtgtgtgtcttttgtttcttcagaGTACTACTATGAGCAGGAGGATGGGTCTGATGAAGAGGCCGAGCCAACGTTCTCTGAAGATGAGGCCGTCAGTCAGAAAGGACTGAGACGTTCCCAGAGCGTCAAGATCACAAGATCCAGAGTCCGCAAAGACGTAAGTGTCCACCTGACCCTGCTGACcgggaaaatattaaaaatacactCCTGAAGGGATAGACAGGGCATTTATTTACACACTATTTCAATAcgtcaaaaaaagagaaaaaaatctaaggCTTCCAGGCAAATCCAGACGATTTAACAAGCACTGACAGATCCTTTAACTGGAACTGAGGTGCTGAGTTTCTGAACATTCTCAGAtctttgttgctgcagctgaacTTCTAACATTAAGCTTAAACTGGAACATTCTTAGTTGTAGTTTCCTGTATGAGAGGCAATTATAGAATGATGACTGCATGCTTTCCACTGAAACTAATCCATTGCTAAAACCAGACAGTCcccacatttttctttgtcaatAACTAATTGTGAGTTTCCAAATGGTTTCACAGCTTCACCTGTGCTAAAGATGCTGAGCTGAACGTTTCTCAGCAGTAACACCCTCCAGCGAGCTGATCTTGAAGCaccttctgtgttttctgtcacCAGCAGCTTCGTTATGGATCACTGAAGATCAAAGGCAAGAAGAGGCCGGCGCTGAGCTCCGTTAACTACGGCGCGTCATGAGACCCTGTAGAGCTGCCTGCTGATTGGTGGATGATGCTGTCATCTTGTTTTCCCACTCTGACGTTTCACTCTGCTGGACTCTATGTGATGACCAATCTGCTGACATATTTAttacctgcagctcagagtgtTTCCCCTCAGAGCGTTGTCCATGGGTATTATGGTCTGTCTGTCATCTCTCACTGGGACTGATGGGCTTTTATAGGAGTgggaaatattttgtcttttattttttagacaCATTCCTCATCATCTTCTCTTTCATTTAATATGAATAACGTGGTACCACTGTGGCTTGGGGATTTCAAATGTTGCTAATAGCTTTAGTATTAATTTTATGCTTCTACTTTCCAAAATATCTGACTCcataatcagaataaaatattattttcatcaaCTGAAATGTTCTTCTGGTTGATGGACCTCCTCACGCGTGACTTGTTAGGTTTGAACTCATGTGGaccattttctgtttctctatGTTGGAtcaattaaaatgctgtttttgaacCATTGCTTGAAGCAAAACGATGCTTTTAGCTTCAGTGTAGTCATGAGGAGCATTTCTGACTATGCTGCTGCTTTCAGCTGCTTTTCCTTCGTTAGACGTGGCAGCAGCTGAGTCATgtctcagaacaggaagtgggaACATGCTGGCCCTGGATGGACAGGAAGCCAGGCGTGTTGGAGTGTTCTCAACACTTTCATTCTGTCAAAAAGGGGAATTCGCTAGTTTTTCTGACTTTCACTGATCTACCCAGAGAAGATCATGGTTGTAAATTTCAAGCTTTAATTATTCTGAGTGTTATTGGTTTgcttttttatgactttttttgtgatttatatgCTTTTTATTGTAACAGCATAATTTGCACATGCATATCCTCCCATTATTTTATATGTGCTGATGTTTTTCATCTCTGATCTAGTTTTCTGTGTGGAGACAGACCAAACCATGTTAGCCGCAGCACTGCTGCTTCCTGTGGAGCTCAGCATTTCTCTGAGCCAGTGTTTTTTAAACATCCTAATGAACAACCTGCAAATGTGCAGCAGCAAGCTGCACATGCTCACGTATTGATGTCCATTTAATGCTCATATCTGACTAAACCAAAGGCCGATGTGCCCACCACGGCTGTGTGgacacagtttttaaaatgttttgatgagTTTGCTGAAAatacactaaaataaaatctgcctgTCAAtataaaggcaaaaacaaatttttattgtcttttatgcTCTAAAGACATTGTCGTTTCTTTGTTTCTCCCATCACCCAAAATCACTGCAATAAAATGATCCATTCAGCACTTCTAAACCACTGCTTCCTTGTATGGCATCATGAGAAAATGTAAGAAGACCAAACATCCAGTAAACTACTGTGAGACAGACCAAACCATGAGACCAAACCATGTTTGTGGAAGTAAAACCCCAGATGTTGAGCCATGTCAGACAATGTAGTAGGTAGTTCTACCAAACACTGAGGAAATGTTCAGAAGCAAActtctgaatttcaaaatttcttAAAACTTCTGATTCTGGTATTTAGCAATTAGAAATGTTAGTAGTGGGAGaggacctaaaacaggaaatgtttggtttgattATATGTCAGATGTTGAAAACATAAAGTTGGTTATATAAATATCTACGTTCAACTGTAGTCATTACACATAAACAGTAAAGTGTTGATTGCATGTCTGAACATCTCGCATGTCTAGAAGTTTCCGTTTTGctgaaaaaatgtacaaaaaacacctgagcgccccctgctggtatTCTTTGGTTAGTGCATCTACTGAAGCAAACTACACAGACATTTGATCTAAACTACTGTCACTCATTCAAGCGGCATTGAGTTTACAGATGTGACCTGTGGCTTATAATGAACCAGAGGTCAGATGTTTTTTCATTGAATCAGAACAAACTTCTCTTGCTTCAGGCCAGATAGAATTTGTATTTActtaatgtcaaaaaaaataaaattttaattatttttttgtaactttctttgaTTTCAGAGGTTTATATTCATTTGGTGAGTATCAGGAATAACTATCTTTTAAACTCTATGACATGGGTCAAACCTTTTCTACAAACTGATAGGTTTGTAGAAACTTATCTGAGTTAACTGGAGTCAACCTGATAAAGAAGACTGATCTGGTTTTGATCTGGTAACGACTGTGGGACCTCTGGAAATGATGGTTCATGAAGgattctttataaaaataaaaaagagacaaTTATAGACAACCTCAAGCATCCTCGTCATGATCCTGTCAGAGTGTCTCCAGagttgctgtaatacagactgctagaGGACATCCTTCCTGCTGACAGCCATCAGCATCAACAAGTGAAGAAAACTGTGATATTAGTTCAATTTAATTTTACCTCTggaattagaaaatatttttgaattgattttttgTCCATAAGCTACTTTGGAGCTAATTTGCTGGTTCACTCAGAGACACTGTCCATTTGGGTTCAATTCTTGAGATGTTgcatcaatatttccacataaaatagatttctaaagtgcaccagtccctcctgcagtaaaacaacatgatgctgcctctGGGCTGGTGAGCTCTGGGGTCCAAACTTCCCCCTTTCTGTTCCAAATGTAATGGTCATTATTTCTATCACCATCTCCTCTGTCCTTAAGCATTATGTTGTAATGCTTAAGAGATAAAAATCACAGCACACACATataattaaaaccttttaatttcTGTCTGCTACAGTGGTAGAAAACTGCAGCCATGATTTTCAGAGAGCAGCAGTAATGTGCTCACCTGCAGCTGATTCTCACTGCATCTTTATCTGTGTGCAGAAATATGGATAGTAATCCCAAATATGTTGTGGGAGGGGCAGGGCTCTTTCATCCACAACCATGCAGAAGGATGGAGGGGAACATAAAGGTGATGTAATGTTGTTGACTGCATTCTCCATGGTAACAGCGAGATGACCTGAACTCTTGTTGCAGATAATTTCTACATGCAGCTTTCTGTTCCTCACCTGATGTCCTTCTATGAAGCACTTTGTTCTTATTGTCACAAAGGCCAAGGCATGAAGTTATCTCTGAAAAGGAGCGAATAACAGAGCCTGGGTAAGTTATCATTGTGGTGAGTGAGTGTATGCTATTACGTCAGAGGGATTTACTCCACAGTTGCCCTGTTGTGTAATGATGCTACTATCTGACTGTGATTTCCAGTCCAGTAGAACATGTTGAGCTGGACAGGACTGTCCAGGAGACAGGACTGTCctgaaaatacagaaagcaGACATGTCTGTACTTTAGGTTTAACCCACATGAACCCAGCTGTCAGTGACCCACATCTGATATGAGGGCTAGTAGTTTGATGATGAAGATGgtggtgtgcatgtgtgtgtgtggctcagTATTGTTTCATCCCAGTTTGTCTAtgtccagcagctcctgcagTTCATTCTTAATGTCTTCAGGCAGCTCCAGGGGCGGCAGGTCATCCAGACACAGATCTTCCTGAGCCGGCATCTCCAACGGCGGCAGCTGAGGGATAGCGATCTCCTTGCTTTTCCCACTGTTCTTCCCTTCCTGCCCGCTTCCCGTTCCCATGGCACCCGCTGCATGAGGGAGCACCCAGAGCTCAGAACGCTCCCCAAAGTCTGCGGCCTCAGACTGCAGCCGGGCGTTCTCCAAACGTAGCCGCTCGTTCTCGGCCGACAACCGCTGGTTTTCGTTCATCAGATGGTCGACCAGGCGCCGCAGGTCGTCGATGGTggtctgctgctcctccaggcGGGTTTTATCATCCTTGGTGGTTTTGGAGCCAGGGCACGGTGAAGTCAAACGCTGGCAGGCTCCAGCCTGCCGAGTCTGAAACTGGTAAAGCAGGGTGTCGTATTCTCGCTCACCGACTCCTCTGCCTGGTTCAGCAGAGAGCCTGGCAGCGCCAGCAGCCGGGGGCTGACCTGACGGCTGGGTTTTGGTTAAGGGGCCTGGCCCGGCGCCGGGTCGCACCCTGGTTGCCTCACGTCGAGTTTCTCTCTTCCAGCGCTCTTGAATCAGCCGCTGCTGTTTGATATGGctgtctctctgcagctccaTGGACAGACTGGCCTACAGAAGCAGAACACCAACATCAGCCATAAAACTATGCTACACTATGCTAGCAATAACTTTTAACACTCAGCTGACAAAGAAAATACACAGCTATGGTACACCTTTATTTCTAATCCCAAGTTTAAtgaaatatgtaacttttataaaaatatattcttttcatatttattcaaaccCTGTTGAGACAGTATTAGTGAAAACatggatctcctccacctcctaactgagctactattgctgtctgaagaagtgcaccaatcagagccaggaggtggggcttagcgctgtcactCAAACTCATGTAATCGCTGCACAATGTGctaatggaggagaaaaaagttGCTATTACAGGAAAACTCTTTATCCGCagtcatcggtggctatgctaacttgCCTTAGCATTCAAAATAGAATCGGCTAGCTGCATCGTAGCAGAGAGTGAGGAGGGGTGAGAAGCTCATTGAATTTTCTCAGTTTGTATTGATTTTGAAGCAAATAAGTAaacaattgtttgttttagtaTTGATTAAATCTCGGATGCAATcatgaaatgaaagaataatCTGAAAGCAGCCTGAGACTCATGGGAGTGTCAAACCTAAAGCAGTACCTTCGTACCAGAGCATCTATTAAAAGCTTCAACCTGCTTCAGCTGATGAAGTCATGcagacagagaggagaggaaagacGGGAGTTGAACAGAAAAGAGCTGAAGTTTTGGGCTGCTTGTTTTACAAAAGGACAGAGGACTCATTATGTGCGAATGATGAGCCAAGCTGAGAATTTAGCTAAATCTGTTAGCAGCTTCTCCTCAGAATGCTGGGAAAACTGTTGCTATATTCAGTAACCGGGCTCTCCTGACATGCCTTGGATCGGATGAGCATGAACAAATAATAACATGAATCTAACTGTAACCCATCACAGATACATAGAGTGGATTTAGATCAGTAATTTCAAAATCCTGACAACAAGAATCAGTGCTGGAGGAGAACTTAGTACAACTACTGAGAGGAATAACAGATTCTCACCTGCTCACAATCTGTTAACTTCATTGCTTCTGTGAGAAGATCTatagagacagagagacatGGGAATGACATGTAGTATCctcagtcatgtttttattagttgtattACCACCCCATACCACTAGAGGCAGTAGTAGATCTATAGGGATGGAACAAAGTGAGAGATGAAGAAGCTATACAGAAAGAATCAGAATGATGAGCTGTGTAGAAGATCATTAAGAGAAGTTCAATAGATGCTGAGTGGAGCTCATTCATAAGAGAGCAGAAATTACATACAACCCAATAATTCAAATTAACATCAATAAAGTCAATCATTTGAAAAATGGATTTTGCTTATTAGTAAATTACTGAAGCATCACACAAATAGAATTAGAGAATAATGATGTGACCTGTTTTCATCATTATTCAAAGTCAGCCTGCCTCAGTGACATTTGGAACTACTGCCTGACATGAGTGTAATTACAGAATAAATTACTAGGAAGACCACATAGCCACTCAAATATTTGTCAGTGAAGTCCAGATAAATGTTTCTATTCTTACAGTTCCTAAGAGTAACACATCCAGAAAACCATACCTGCAGCTTTTCCATGGCAGGAAATGGCCTCTTCATACTTTCCAGCAGAGACCAAACGTTCTGCCTTTCTGCACTGCTGATGTGCCTGAGCACAGTTAGATGATGGCACGTGTGCAATATGGTAGAAACAGGGAAGAGGATGCagaataaaacaatttgtttaGAGTTGCACTTTGTTCAACTGCAATATATATGCATTAATTAATAAGAGATGTCCAACTTTCCAGCTCAGATTTTAGGCACCATGAACTTGAAGTTACCTCTTATCTGAGGAAGATAAGG
It includes:
- the nrbf2 gene encoding nuclear receptor-binding factor 2, with the protein product MTLPEAQRHSTCRVNHRRSDTMEVVDSPLNLAHQQCRKAERLVSAGKYEEAISCHGKAADLLTEAMKLTDCEQASLSMELQRDSHIKQQRLIQERWKRETRREATRVRPGAGPGPLTKTQPSGQPPAAGAARLSAEPGRGVGEREYDTLLYQFQTRQAGACQRLTSPCPGSKTTKDDKTRLEEQQTTIDDLRRLVDHLMNENQRLSAENERLRLENARLQSEAADFGERSELWVLPHAAGAMGTGSGQEGKNSGKSKEIAIPQLPPLEMPAQEDLCLDDLPPLELPEDIKNELQELLDIDKLG